One Paralichthys olivaceus isolate ysfri-2021 chromosome 21, ASM2471397v2, whole genome shotgun sequence genomic window carries:
- the ccz1 gene encoding vacuolar fusion protein CCZ1 homolog isoform X2, translating into MASGMQEKQYTPSLLSFFIYNPTFGPREGEEEKKILFYHPSDVEKNEKIRNVGLCEAIVQFTRTFCPTKPAKSLHTQKNRQFFFEPEDNFWIVMVVRNPMIEKPNKDGKPPTVEYQEEEILDTVYGAVVRQCYSMYKLFNGTFVRAMEAGGVELLIQKLEKFFYRYLQTLHLQSCDLLDVFGGISFFPLDKMTYLKIQSFVNRVEESLSLIKYTAFLYNDQLIWSGLEQDDMRILYKYLTTSLFPRHSEPELAGRDSPLRPEVAGNLLHYGRFLTGPTNLKDPEAKFRFPKIFVSTQDGYEELHLIVYKAMSAAACFMISASVELTRDFCEQLDGLVGPQLTLLASDICEQFTVNRRISGPEKEPQFKFIYFNHMNLAEKSTIHMRKTASVCLTSVHPDLMKILGDINCDFARVDEDEEIIVKAMTDYWVVGKKSDQRELYVILNQKNANLIEVNEEVKRLCATQFNNIFFLD; encoded by the exons ATGGCTTCAGGAATGCAAGAGAAACAGTACACACCCAGTCTGCttagttttttcatttataaccCAACATTTGGACCACGAGAAGGAGAG gaggagaagaagatttTGTTTTACCACCCCAGTGATGTTGAAAAGAATGAGAAGATCCGAAATGTGGGTCTTTGTGAAGCCATTGTACAGTTCACCAG AACCTTTTGTCCGACAAAACCGGCTAAatccctgcacacacagaagAACCGGCAGTTTTTCTTCGAGCCAGAGGACAATTTCTGGATAGTCATG GTGGTTCGAAACCCCATGATtgagaaaccaaacaaagatGGTAAACCTCCCACGGTAGAATATCAGGAAGAGGAAATACTT GATACTGTTTATGGTGCAGTTGTAAGACAATGCTACAGTATGTACAAG CTCTTCAATGGTACGTTTGTCAGAGCAATGGAAGCCGGAGGAGTGGAGCTGCTCATACAGAAGCTGGAAAAGTTCTTCTACAGG TATCTGCAGACTCTCCACTTGCAGTCCTGCGACCTCCTAGATGTATTCGGAGGCATCAGCTTCTTCCCACTGGATAAGATGACCTACCTGAAGATCCAGTCCTTTGTCAacagagtggaggagagcctCAGCCTGATCAAATACACAGCCTTCCTGTATAATGACCAGCTTATCTG gagcGGATTGGAACAAGACGATATGCGGATCCTGTACAAGTACCTGACCACCTCGCTGTTCCCCAGACACTCTGAACCAGAG TTGGCTGGCAGGGACTCTCCTCTGAGGCCAGAGGTTGCAGGGAATTTATTGCACTACGGAAG GTTTTTGACAGGACCCACCAACCTTAAAGATCCAGAGGCCAAATTCAGATTCCCCAAAATCTTTGTCAGCACACAGGACGGCTATGAAGAGCTGCATCTTATTGTTTATAAg GCGATGAGCGCTGCAGCTTGTTTTATGATCAGTG CTTCAGTGGAGCTGACGAGGGACTTCTGTGAACAGTTGGACGGCTTGGTGGGACCTCAGCTCACCTTGCTGGCATCTGATATATGTGAACAGTTCACCGTTAACCGCAGGATATCAGG GCCAGAGAAGGAGCCTCAGTTTAAGTTCATCTATTTCAACCACATGAACCTGGCGGAGAAAAGCACCATCCACATGAGGAAGACAGCCAGTGTTTGCCTTACCTCTGTCCACCCCGACCTCATGAAGATCCTGGGAGACATCAACTGTGACTTTGCCAG ggttgatgaagatgaagaaatcATCGTAAAAGCAATGACGGACTACTGGGTTGTTGGTAAGAAGTCAGACCAGAGAGAACTGTACGTGATCCTGAACCAGAAGAACGCCAACCTGATCGAAGTAAACG AGGAGGTTAAGAGGCTTTGTGCAACACAGTTCAACAACATATTCTTCTTGGACTGA
- the ccz1 gene encoding vacuolar fusion protein CCZ1 homolog isoform X1 codes for MLMISPRMASGMQEKQYTPSLLSFFIYNPTFGPREGEEEKKILFYHPSDVEKNEKIRNVGLCEAIVQFTRTFCPTKPAKSLHTQKNRQFFFEPEDNFWIVMVVRNPMIEKPNKDGKPPTVEYQEEEILDTVYGAVVRQCYSMYKLFNGTFVRAMEAGGVELLIQKLEKFFYRYLQTLHLQSCDLLDVFGGISFFPLDKMTYLKIQSFVNRVEESLSLIKYTAFLYNDQLIWSGLEQDDMRILYKYLTTSLFPRHSEPELAGRDSPLRPEVAGNLLHYGRFLTGPTNLKDPEAKFRFPKIFVSTQDGYEELHLIVYKAMSAAACFMISASVELTRDFCEQLDGLVGPQLTLLASDICEQFTVNRRISGPEKEPQFKFIYFNHMNLAEKSTIHMRKTASVCLTSVHPDLMKILGDINCDFARVDEDEEIIVKAMTDYWVVGKKSDQRELYVILNQKNANLIEVNEEVKRLCATQFNNIFFLD; via the exons ATGCTGATGATTAG CCCCAGAATGGCTTCAGGAATGCAAGAGAAACAGTACACACCCAGTCTGCttagttttttcatttataaccCAACATTTGGACCACGAGAAGGAGAG gaggagaagaagatttTGTTTTACCACCCCAGTGATGTTGAAAAGAATGAGAAGATCCGAAATGTGGGTCTTTGTGAAGCCATTGTACAGTTCACCAG AACCTTTTGTCCGACAAAACCGGCTAAatccctgcacacacagaagAACCGGCAGTTTTTCTTCGAGCCAGAGGACAATTTCTGGATAGTCATG GTGGTTCGAAACCCCATGATtgagaaaccaaacaaagatGGTAAACCTCCCACGGTAGAATATCAGGAAGAGGAAATACTT GATACTGTTTATGGTGCAGTTGTAAGACAATGCTACAGTATGTACAAG CTCTTCAATGGTACGTTTGTCAGAGCAATGGAAGCCGGAGGAGTGGAGCTGCTCATACAGAAGCTGGAAAAGTTCTTCTACAGG TATCTGCAGACTCTCCACTTGCAGTCCTGCGACCTCCTAGATGTATTCGGAGGCATCAGCTTCTTCCCACTGGATAAGATGACCTACCTGAAGATCCAGTCCTTTGTCAacagagtggaggagagcctCAGCCTGATCAAATACACAGCCTTCCTGTATAATGACCAGCTTATCTG gagcGGATTGGAACAAGACGATATGCGGATCCTGTACAAGTACCTGACCACCTCGCTGTTCCCCAGACACTCTGAACCAGAG TTGGCTGGCAGGGACTCTCCTCTGAGGCCAGAGGTTGCAGGGAATTTATTGCACTACGGAAG GTTTTTGACAGGACCCACCAACCTTAAAGATCCAGAGGCCAAATTCAGATTCCCCAAAATCTTTGTCAGCACACAGGACGGCTATGAAGAGCTGCATCTTATTGTTTATAAg GCGATGAGCGCTGCAGCTTGTTTTATGATCAGTG CTTCAGTGGAGCTGACGAGGGACTTCTGTGAACAGTTGGACGGCTTGGTGGGACCTCAGCTCACCTTGCTGGCATCTGATATATGTGAACAGTTCACCGTTAACCGCAGGATATCAGG GCCAGAGAAGGAGCCTCAGTTTAAGTTCATCTATTTCAACCACATGAACCTGGCGGAGAAAAGCACCATCCACATGAGGAAGACAGCCAGTGTTTGCCTTACCTCTGTCCACCCCGACCTCATGAAGATCCTGGGAGACATCAACTGTGACTTTGCCAG ggttgatgaagatgaagaaatcATCGTAAAAGCAATGACGGACTACTGGGTTGTTGGTAAGAAGTCAGACCAGAGAGAACTGTACGTGATCCTGAACCAGAAGAACGCCAACCTGATCGAAGTAAACG AGGAGGTTAAGAGGCTTTGTGCAACACAGTTCAACAACATATTCTTCTTGGACTGA